One region of Triticum aestivum cultivar Chinese Spring chromosome 6B, IWGSC CS RefSeq v2.1, whole genome shotgun sequence genomic DNA includes:
- the LOC123136660 gene encoding glycine cleavage system H protein 2, mitochondrial, whose translation MAMAASRSLWASRAASYLKISAFPRAFSTVLKDLKYAETHEWVKVDGDSAIVGITDHAQDHLGDVVYVELPEVGASVSQGTNFGAVESVKATSDINSPVSGEVIAVNDELLEKPALVNGDPYAGGWIIKVKVSDAGELNSLMDHKKYSKFCEEEDSKH comes from the exons ATGGCCATGGCCGCCTCCAGATCGCTCtgggcctcccgcgccgcctcctACCTCAAGATCTCCGCCTTCCCCAGGGCCTTCTCCACCG TGCTGAAGGATCTGAAGTATGCTGAAACCCATGAATGGGTCAAGGTTGATGGTGATTCCGCAATCGTTGGGATTACAGACCATGCCCAG GACCATTTGGGTGATGTTGTGTATGTGGAGCTGCCAGAAGTTGGCGCCTCTGTCTCCCAGGGAACCAACTTTGGTGCTGTTGAAAGTGTGAAGGCAACCAGCGACATCAACTCGCCGGTGTCTGGAGAGGTCATTGCAGTGAATGATGAACTACTAGAGAAACCAGCATTG GTCAATGGAGATCCATATGCGGGCGGCTGGATCATCAAGGTCAAGGTCAGCGATGCAGGTGAGCTCAACTCACTGATGGACCACAAGAAGTACTCGAAATTCTGCGAGGAAGAGGacagcaagcattaa
- the LOC123136659 gene encoding style cell-cycle inhibitor 1-A isoform X2, which yields MGGGEGKSRKRRSSPSSGEEEERERKKRRDKKESRRSGRDGRGSDEEEEKRRRKKKHGDRGKDKERDSKERRSKEKDKSKRKDKDVPLLKQDIKEISKDDYFAKNNEFATWLKEEKGKYFSDLSSESARDIFLKFVKQWNKGKLPSQYYEGITTGPRSAHNWNIKKA from the exons atgggcggcggcgagggcaagTCGAGGAAGCGCCGCTCTTCCCCCTCCTCAG gggaggaagaggagcgggaGCGGAAGAAGAGGCGGGACAAGAAGGAGAGCAGGAGGAGCGGCCGAGACGGCAGgggcagcgacgaggaggaggagaagcggaggaggaagaagaagcacggcGACAGGGGCAAAGACAAAG AGAGGGATTCGAAGGAGAGGCGTTCCAAGGAGAAGGATAAGAGCAAACGAAAAGACAAGGACGTT CCATTGCTAAAACAGGACATCAAAGAAATATCCAAGGACGACTACTTTGCTAAGAACAACGAGTTCGCAACCTGGTTGAAGGAAGAGAAGGGCAAATATTTCTCCGACCTTTCTTCAGAGTCTGCCCGTGATATCTTCCTCAAGTTCGTGAAACAATGGAACAAGGGGAAGCTGCCATCGCAATACTACGAGGGCATCACCACTGGGCCCCGATCAGCGCACAACTGGAACATCAAGAAGGCATGA
- the LOC123136659 gene encoding style cell-cycle inhibitor 1-A isoform X1 — MGGGEGKSRKRRSSPSSAGPGEEEERERKKRRDKKESRRSGRDGRGSDEEEEKRRRKKKHGDRGKDKERDSKERRSKEKDKSKRKDKDVPLLKQDIKEISKDDYFAKNNEFATWLKEEKGKYFSDLSSESARDIFLKFVKQWNKGKLPSQYYEGITTGPRSAHNWNIKKA; from the exons atgggcggcggcgagggcaagTCGAGGAAGCGCCGCTCTTCCCCCTCCTCA GCTGGcccaggggaggaagaggagcgggaGCGGAAGAAGAGGCGGGACAAGAAGGAGAGCAGGAGGAGCGGCCGAGACGGCAGgggcagcgacgaggaggaggagaagcggaggaggaagaagaagcacggcGACAGGGGCAAAGACAAAG AGAGGGATTCGAAGGAGAGGCGTTCCAAGGAGAAGGATAAGAGCAAACGAAAAGACAAGGACGTT CCATTGCTAAAACAGGACATCAAAGAAATATCCAAGGACGACTACTTTGCTAAGAACAACGAGTTCGCAACCTGGTTGAAGGAAGAGAAGGGCAAATATTTCTCCGACCTTTCTTCAGAGTCTGCCCGTGATATCTTCCTCAAGTTCGTGAAACAATGGAACAAGGGGAAGCTGCCATCGCAATACTACGAGGGCATCACCACTGGGCCCCGATCAGCGCACAACTGGAACATCAAGAAGGCATGA